One Paraburkholderia dioscoreae DNA segment encodes these proteins:
- a CDS encoding ABC transporter ATP-binding protein, with amino-acid sequence MNTKKQKLFVDELHKQYGDNEVLKGVSLKANAGDVISVIGSSGSGKSTMLRCINFLEQPNSGRIFVDGEEVRTQIGKNGALRVSDPKQLQRVRTRLSMVFQHFNLWAHMNVLENIIEAPVNVLGLKRKEAEERAREYLEKVGLAPRLEKQYPSHLSGGQQQRVAIARALAMNPDVMLFDEPTSALDPELVGEVLKVMQKLAEEGRTMIVVTHEMAFARNVSNHVMFLHQGRVEEEGHPDEVFRNTKSERLKQFLSGSLK; translated from the coding sequence ATGAACACCAAGAAGCAGAAGCTCTTCGTCGACGAGCTTCACAAACAGTACGGCGACAACGAAGTTCTCAAAGGCGTCTCGCTCAAAGCCAACGCCGGCGACGTGATCAGCGTGATCGGCTCGTCCGGTTCGGGCAAGAGCACGATGCTTCGCTGCATCAACTTTCTCGAACAGCCGAACTCAGGGCGCATCTTCGTCGACGGTGAAGAAGTGCGCACGCAGATCGGCAAGAACGGCGCGCTGCGCGTGTCGGACCCGAAGCAGTTGCAGCGCGTGCGCACCCGGCTGTCGATGGTGTTCCAGCACTTCAACCTGTGGGCGCATATGAACGTGCTCGAGAACATCATCGAGGCACCTGTGAACGTGCTGGGTCTGAAGCGCAAGGAAGCCGAAGAGCGCGCGCGTGAATATCTGGAAAAGGTCGGCCTCGCGCCGCGCCTCGAAAAGCAGTATCCGTCGCATCTGTCGGGCGGCCAGCAGCAGCGCGTGGCGATTGCCCGTGCGCTCGCCATGAACCCGGACGTGATGCTGTTCGACGAGCCGACTTCCGCGCTCGACCCCGAACTGGTCGGCGAAGTGCTGAAGGTCATGCAGAAGCTCGCCGAAGAAGGCCGCACGATGATAGTCGTCACGCATGAAATGGCATTCGCGCGCAACGTATCGAATCACGTGATGTTTCTGCATCAAGGCCGGGTGGAAGAAGAAGGCCATCCCGACGAAGTATTCAGGAACACGAAGAGCGAACGACTCAAGCAATTCCTCTCCGGAAGCCTCAAATAG
- a CDS encoding response regulator, protein MATQILVVDDDVELRDLLRDYLARQGIEVSVLHDAGSLERRLERERPDLIVLDLMMPGVDGLTALRKLRASGDDIPVIMLTARADDVDRIVGLELGADDYLGKPFNPRELLARVQAVLRRRRTLPSAAAPEQREPFNFGRFTLDFQSRTLHLEDKPLTLSGSEFALLKIFVNHPMRTLTRERLLELLHGPEYDGTDRGIDVQVWRLRRILETDPSTPRFIQTVRGRGYVFVPDGEQHAPAH, encoded by the coding sequence ATGGCTACTCAAATACTTGTTGTCGACGACGACGTCGAATTGCGCGATCTGCTGCGCGACTATCTGGCCCGCCAGGGTATCGAGGTTTCGGTGCTGCACGACGCGGGCTCGCTCGAGCGCCGCCTCGAACGCGAGCGCCCGGATCTGATCGTGCTCGATCTGATGATGCCGGGTGTCGACGGGCTCACGGCGCTGCGCAAGCTGCGCGCGTCGGGCGACGACATTCCCGTGATCATGCTCACGGCGCGGGCGGACGACGTCGACCGCATTGTCGGGCTGGAACTCGGCGCGGACGACTACCTCGGCAAGCCGTTCAATCCGCGCGAGCTGCTGGCGCGCGTGCAGGCCGTGCTGCGCCGACGCCGCACGCTGCCGTCGGCGGCAGCGCCGGAGCAGCGCGAGCCGTTCAACTTCGGCCGCTTCACGCTGGACTTCCAGTCGCGCACGCTGCATCTGGAAGACAAGCCGCTCACGTTGTCGGGCAGCGAATTCGCATTGCTGAAGATCTTCGTCAATCACCCCATGCGCACGCTCACGCGCGAGCGCCTGCTCGAACTGCTGCACGGTCCGGAGTACGACGGCACCGACCGCGGTATCGACGTACAGGTCTGGCGTTTGCGCCGCATTCTCGAAACCGACCCGTCCACGCCGCGCTTCATTCAAACGGTGCGCGGCCGCGGCTACGTGTTCGTGCCCGACGGCGAACAGCATGCGCCGGCCCATTGA
- a CDS encoding P-II family nitrogen regulator produces the protein MKRITAVIKPFKLDEVREALAEVGLTGLTVTEVKGFGRQKGHTELYRGAEYVVDFLPKVKIEVVVADIQCDQVIDAIIGAARTGKIGDGKIFVADVERVIRIRTGEENEAAV, from the coding sequence ATGAAGCGCATCACTGCAGTCATCAAACCGTTCAAACTCGACGAAGTGCGCGAGGCGCTCGCTGAAGTCGGCCTCACGGGGTTGACCGTCACCGAGGTCAAGGGCTTCGGTCGGCAGAAGGGGCATACCGAGCTCTATCGTGGTGCAGAGTACGTGGTCGACTTTCTGCCGAAAGTGAAGATCGAAGTGGTGGTGGCGGATATCCAGTGCGACCAGGTGATCGACGCGATCATCGGCGCGGCACGCACCGGCAAGATCGGCGACGGCAAGATTTTCGTCGCGGACGTGGAGCGCGTGATCCGCATTCGTACCGGCGAAGAAAACGAAGCAGCGGTCTGA
- a CDS encoding NAD+ synthase has product MKTRIALAQINVTVGDFAGNVEKIVAAARAAHNDGAKLLIAPELALSGYPPEDLLLRPAFYAASAAALADLAAQLKPFTGLHVIVGHPLRDVTHTAAHGHGNANAPIERGVPPVDTFNAASLIVDGEVRGTYRKQDLPNTEVFDEKRYFASDPQPFVFELDGVKYGVVICEDAWHASAAQMAKAAGAQVVLIPNGSPYHLNKEVVRFDILRARIRETGLPMVYVNMVGAQDELVFDGGSFVLDAQGELVAKMAQFEEATAIVEFENGKPLRTAIAPDLSIEAQVYAALVMGVRDYINKNGFPGALIGLSGGVDSALVLAVACDALGADRVRAVMMPSRYTADISTTDAAEMARRVGVRYDEIAIAPMFDAFRGSLAEEFAGRAEDATEENIQARIRGTLLMALSNKFGAIVLTTGNKSEMAVGYCTLYGDMAGGFAVIKDIAKTLVYRLCHYRNQATTFGKQDVIPERILTRAPSAELRENQTDQDSLPPYEVLDAIMRMYMEEDRSLADIIAAGYAVEDVKRVTRLIKINEYKRRQAPIGIRVTHRAFGRDWRYPITSRYTEPVE; this is encoded by the coding sequence ATGAAGACCCGAATCGCTCTTGCCCAAATCAATGTCACCGTCGGCGACTTCGCCGGCAACGTCGAAAAGATTGTCGCCGCCGCCCGCGCCGCGCACAACGATGGTGCGAAGCTGCTGATCGCGCCTGAACTCGCGCTCTCCGGCTATCCGCCCGAAGATCTGCTGCTGCGTCCCGCGTTCTATGCCGCGAGCGCGGCGGCGCTGGCCGACCTCGCTGCGCAACTCAAGCCGTTCACCGGGTTGCATGTCATTGTCGGCCATCCGTTGCGCGATGTGACTCACACCGCGGCGCACGGCCATGGTAATGCAAACGCGCCGATCGAGCGCGGCGTGCCGCCGGTCGATACGTTCAACGCGGCTTCGCTGATCGTCGACGGAGAAGTGCGCGGCACCTATCGCAAGCAGGATCTGCCCAACACCGAGGTGTTCGACGAGAAGCGCTACTTCGCGTCCGACCCGCAGCCGTTCGTGTTCGAACTCGACGGCGTGAAGTACGGCGTGGTGATCTGCGAGGACGCATGGCATGCGTCGGCGGCGCAAATGGCGAAGGCGGCGGGCGCGCAAGTCGTGCTGATTCCGAACGGCTCGCCGTATCACCTGAACAAGGAAGTGGTGCGCTTCGACATTCTGCGCGCGCGGATTCGCGAGACCGGCCTGCCGATGGTCTACGTGAACATGGTCGGCGCGCAGGACGAACTGGTGTTCGACGGCGGCTCGTTCGTGCTCGACGCGCAGGGCGAGCTGGTCGCCAAGATGGCGCAGTTCGAAGAGGCGACCGCGATCGTCGAATTCGAAAACGGCAAGCCGCTGCGCACGGCGATCGCGCCGGATCTCTCGATCGAGGCTCAGGTTTATGCGGCGCTCGTCATGGGCGTGCGCGACTACATCAACAAGAATGGTTTCCCCGGCGCGCTGATCGGCCTCTCGGGCGGCGTGGATTCGGCGCTGGTGCTGGCCGTCGCGTGCGACGCGCTCGGCGCTGACCGCGTGCGCGCGGTGATGATGCCGTCGCGCTACACGGCGGACATTTCCACGACCGACGCCGCCGAGATGGCGCGCCGCGTCGGCGTGCGCTACGACGAAATCGCGATCGCGCCGATGTTCGACGCGTTCCGGGGCTCGCTCGCGGAAGAATTCGCCGGTCGCGCCGAAGACGCCACCGAAGAAAACATTCAGGCACGGATTCGCGGCACCTTGCTGATGGCGCTCTCGAACAAGTTCGGCGCGATCGTGCTGACCACCGGCAACAAGAGCGAAATGGCCGTGGGCTACTGCACGTTGTACGGCGACATGGCCGGCGGCTTCGCGGTCATCAAGGACATTGCGAAGACGCTGGTCTACCGGCTCTGTCACTACCGCAACCAGGCGACCACCTTCGGCAAGCAGGACGTCATTCCCGAACGGATCCTGACGCGCGCGCCGTCGGCGGAACTGCGCGAGAACCAGACCGATCAGGACAGCTTGCCGCCGTACGAAGTGCTCGACGCGATCATGCGCATGTACATGGAAGAGGACCGCTCGCTCGCCGATATCATCGCGGCGGGCTACGCGGTCGAAGACGTCAAACGCGTCACGCGCCTCATCAAGATCAACGAGTACAAACGGCGTCAGGCGCCGATTGGCATTCGCGTCACGCATCGCGCGTTCGGGCGCGACTGGCGTTATCCGATCACGTCGCGCTACACCGAGCCGGTGGAGTGA
- a CDS encoding periplasmic heavy metal sensor, with the protein MSTKKMSRVLAVAATALAIGAGAAYAAQPAEHGGPGGWHGHFMKQLTQLHDQLKLNADQEKQWQAALDTMKQNHEAMRANHEQIKNQFKAEQQQPILDLNAMAAAHQQVEQKDAQLRQQTSDAWLKFYNGLNDQQKTTVSTALKQRFAKMESRHEKMHERWEHRKGAASAPAANQ; encoded by the coding sequence ATGTCCACCAAAAAGATGTCGCGCGTTCTCGCCGTTGCCGCCACTGCTCTCGCCATCGGCGCGGGCGCTGCCTATGCCGCACAACCCGCCGAGCACGGCGGCCCCGGCGGCTGGCACGGCCACTTCATGAAGCAACTGACGCAACTGCACGACCAGCTGAAGCTGAACGCGGATCAGGAAAAGCAGTGGCAAGCCGCGCTGGATACCATGAAGCAGAACCATGAGGCCATGCGCGCCAACCATGAGCAGATCAAGAACCAGTTCAAGGCCGAGCAGCAACAGCCGATCCTGGATCTGAACGCAATGGCCGCCGCGCACCAGCAGGTCGAGCAGAAAGACGCGCAACTGCGTCAGCAGACTTCGGACGCCTGGCTCAAGTTCTACAACGGCCTGAACGACCAGCAGAAGACCACCGTCAGCACGGCGCTCAAGCAGCGCTTTGCGAAGATGGAGTCGCGTCACGAGAAGATGCATGAGCGCTGGGAGCATCGCAAGGGCGCAGCGTCGGCGCCGGCTGCCAATCAGTAA
- a CDS encoding ABC transporter permease has translation MIEIIQEYWRNYLYTDGYRFTGLAITLWLLVVSIGLGFCLSIPLAVARVSKKKWLAGLVWLYTYIFRGTPLYVQLLLCYTGLYSLEIIRNHELTNAFFRDGMHCTLLAFTLNTCAYTTEIFAGAIRATPYGEIEAARAYGMSSFTLYRRVILPSALRRALPYYSNEVILMLHATTVAFTATVPDILKIARDVNSATYQSFNAFGIAAVLYLCISFALVWLFRCAERRWLAYLRPQGK, from the coding sequence ATGATCGAGATCATTCAGGAATACTGGCGCAATTATCTTTATACCGACGGCTACCGCTTCACCGGCCTCGCGATCACGCTGTGGCTGCTGGTGGTGTCGATCGGGCTCGGCTTCTGCCTGTCGATTCCGCTCGCGGTAGCGCGCGTGTCCAAGAAGAAGTGGCTCGCCGGCCTGGTGTGGCTGTATACGTATATCTTCCGCGGCACACCGCTGTATGTGCAGTTGCTGCTCTGCTACACCGGCTTGTACAGCCTCGAGATCATTCGCAATCACGAACTCACCAACGCGTTTTTCCGCGACGGCATGCATTGCACGCTGCTCGCCTTCACGCTGAACACCTGCGCGTACACCACGGAGATTTTCGCCGGCGCGATCAGGGCGACGCCGTATGGCGAAATCGAAGCGGCACGCGCTTATGGCATGTCGTCGTTCACGCTGTACCGGCGCGTGATTCTGCCGTCGGCATTGCGCCGCGCATTGCCCTACTACAGCAATGAAGTGATCCTGATGCTGCATGCCACCACCGTTGCATTTACCGCGACCGTGCCGGACATCCTCAAGATTGCGCGCGACGTGAACTCCGCGACGTATCAGTCGTTCAATGCATTCGGCATCGCTGCCGTGCTCTATCTGTGCATCTCTTTCGCGCTCGTGTGGCTGTTCCGCTGCGCCGAGCGCCGCTGGCTCGCTTACCTGCGGCCGCAAGGCAAGTAA
- a CDS encoding ABC transporter permease — protein sequence MFLQGYGPLLLNGTWQTVKLAVLSLAFAFVLGLLGAAAKLSKNRISNGVGTVYTTLVRGVPDLVLMLLLFYSIQIWLNNLTDLLGWDQIDIDPFVAGVAVLGFIYGAYFTETFRGAFLAVPRGQLEAGAAYGMTGWQVFSRVMFPQMMRFALPGIGNNWQVMVKATALVSIIGLADVVKASQDAGKGTLRFFFFTLFAGAIYLVITTVSNFVLMYLDKRYSTGVRKADL from the coding sequence ATGTTCCTTCAAGGCTACGGCCCGCTGCTCCTCAACGGCACCTGGCAAACCGTCAAACTGGCGGTGTTGTCGCTGGCGTTCGCTTTCGTGCTGGGCCTGCTCGGCGCGGCGGCGAAACTGTCGAAAAACCGCATCTCGAACGGCGTAGGCACCGTCTACACCACGCTCGTGCGCGGCGTGCCCGATCTGGTGCTGATGCTGCTGCTGTTCTATAGCATCCAGATCTGGCTGAACAACCTGACCGATCTGCTCGGCTGGGACCAGATCGACATCGATCCGTTCGTGGCCGGCGTCGCGGTGCTCGGCTTCATTTACGGCGCGTACTTCACCGAGACCTTCCGCGGCGCGTTTCTCGCGGTGCCGCGCGGCCAGCTCGAAGCCGGCGCGGCTTACGGCATGACCGGCTGGCAGGTGTTCTCGCGCGTGATGTTCCCGCAGATGATGCGCTTCGCGCTGCCCGGCATCGGCAATAACTGGCAGGTGATGGTCAAGGCCACGGCGCTGGTGTCGATCATCGGCCTCGCGGACGTCGTCAAGGCCTCGCAGGATGCGGGCAAGGGGACGCTGCGGTTCTTCTTCTTCACCCTGTTCGCAGGGGCGATCTATCTCGTCATCACCACAGTGTCCAACTTCGTGCTGATGTACCTCGACAAGCGTTACTCGACCGGCGTGCGAAAGGCGGATCTATGA
- a CDS encoding pirin family protein encodes MFEIRRSQERGRANHGWLDSYHSFSFAAYRDPQHVHFGPLRVINEDRIAGGQGFGTHGHRDMEIVTYVLEGALAHRDSMGNGSTIRPGDVQRMSAGTGVQHSEFNASQDEPTHLLQIWVIPQRAGDQPGYEEKRFDAADKRGRLRVIASPDGRDGSVTIHADASIYAALIDGAETATFALPKGRLAYVHVARGAVTVNGEALHAGDAAKLSDTETVKLENGENAEVLLFDLGQLNG; translated from the coding sequence ATGTTCGAGATTCGCCGCTCGCAGGAACGCGGCCGCGCCAACCACGGCTGGCTCGACTCGTATCACAGCTTCTCGTTTGCCGCCTATCGCGATCCCCAGCACGTCCATTTCGGCCCGCTGCGGGTCATCAACGAAGACCGGATTGCCGGCGGCCAGGGCTTCGGCACGCACGGCCATCGCGACATGGAAATCGTCACCTATGTGCTCGAAGGGGCGCTGGCTCACCGTGACAGCATGGGCAACGGCTCGACCATCCGTCCCGGCGACGTGCAGCGCATGAGCGCCGGCACGGGCGTGCAGCACAGCGAGTTCAACGCGTCGCAGGATGAACCCACGCATCTGTTGCAGATCTGGGTGATTCCGCAACGCGCGGGCGACCAGCCGGGCTATGAGGAAAAACGCTTCGACGCCGCCGACAAGCGCGGCCGTTTGCGGGTGATCGCTTCGCCCGATGGCCGCGACGGCTCGGTGACGATCCATGCGGATGCGTCGATTTACGCGGCGCTGATCGACGGCGCGGAAACGGCCACGTTCGCGCTGCCCAAAGGACGGCTCGCGTATGTGCATGTGGCGCGCGGCGCCGTGACGGTAAACGGCGAGGCGCTCCATGCGGGCGACGCCGCCAAACTCAGCGACACGGAGACGGTAAAGCTGGAGAACGGTGAGAACGCTGAAGTGCTGCTGTTCGATCTGGGCCAGCTCAACGGCTAG
- a CDS encoding helix-hairpin-helix domain-containing protein produces MTELKNCRGNIVRLLSHGAFGGAISALELSQFIGTKRTGVVVVVADAPLFLERPIIGESWNIKGHWFESPVYGRQFKAIEATRCKPSGLGLVHFLGKTGLFGALTVRDARNLRRGHGTSLVEALDLGDVEMLRVHGIRREKCKALVEGWSRYWSLAQINDLLAPYWIHPRVATKLHNLFGVSAYGLILDNPYRLAPFLKWNDLERLASTLSTKTPPEVRLIAACNHLLLDMQRRGRVSVPYSYVIDRLSVRLGSKSAATAAIKKAVAAKVAYVAIERGTRHLHSAGVEIIQRALCASLVTTRALVAVPEKQAQSVEIISAPSLTIDSAILILAQSHRCVVHILGVADSETTSLIARLAHVAAAASDVLRDAEPHLSCEGADVIVHDADQLSFVTLNKLLHRLRNASRIRMLGRAHGYPAQTDGLSVFADLGVSNVLSLESLASFAKPDIIVGKPDFKHIGVQASTFVPRVRPTSIYWLETPPAREASATAAAFRECAHFGSAVLFTTHAAEAIRWNMQFHNETAELRAMQGERTHVVKIQNLQSASDGDPIVMLRSDLERGLIAGTRGVLSTSDNASYFHPSHGDIAYETIDVGNVGTVTVTPEHLSNCALSYAVPLRAPFLGCVDYAVIALASDHDRTQAQLLMSRAISHARRGVLVVSEQRPEFEFDKEFREPPPGASIAGFRSMLIAASVARSTSE; encoded by the coding sequence ATGACCGAGCTAAAAAATTGTAGGGGAAATATCGTTCGACTGCTCTCCCATGGAGCCTTCGGAGGCGCAATTTCTGCGCTCGAATTGTCCCAATTTATTGGAACAAAACGCACAGGCGTCGTAGTGGTCGTTGCCGACGCCCCGCTTTTCCTGGAGCGACCGATAATTGGCGAATCGTGGAACATTAAAGGCCACTGGTTTGAAAGCCCTGTATACGGTCGACAATTCAAAGCAATCGAGGCTACGCGGTGCAAGCCGAGTGGCCTGGGTTTGGTTCATTTTCTCGGGAAAACCGGACTGTTCGGCGCGCTGACCGTACGAGATGCGCGTAATCTACGGAGGGGACACGGTACGTCATTGGTTGAAGCACTCGACCTTGGAGACGTTGAAATGTTGCGAGTCCACGGAATCCGGAGAGAAAAGTGCAAAGCGCTGGTTGAAGGCTGGTCACGCTACTGGTCGCTGGCGCAAATCAATGATTTGCTAGCACCTTACTGGATTCATCCGAGGGTTGCGACAAAACTCCACAACCTCTTCGGTGTCTCGGCGTATGGGCTGATTCTTGATAATCCGTACCGGCTAGCCCCTTTTCTAAAATGGAACGACCTCGAGCGGTTAGCTTCTACATTGAGTACGAAAACTCCTCCGGAAGTTCGTCTTATTGCTGCTTGCAACCATCTTCTCCTTGACATGCAGCGTCGCGGCAGAGTTTCAGTTCCATATTCGTATGTCATCGACCGCCTCTCAGTCCGTCTCGGTAGTAAATCTGCAGCCACTGCGGCGATAAAGAAAGCGGTCGCGGCTAAGGTCGCTTATGTTGCAATTGAAAGAGGTACACGACACCTTCACTCCGCAGGGGTCGAAATTATTCAGCGCGCGCTGTGCGCATCGCTCGTCACAACGCGAGCTTTGGTTGCCGTACCCGAAAAACAGGCTCAATCTGTTGAAATCATCAGCGCACCCTCTCTTACTATCGATTCTGCAATTTTGATTCTTGCTCAGAGCCATCGTTGTGTAGTCCATATTCTTGGAGTCGCGGACAGTGAGACCACGAGCCTCATCGCGCGGTTGGCACATGTTGCCGCTGCAGCAAGCGACGTGCTTCGGGATGCGGAGCCACATTTATCGTGTGAGGGCGCTGACGTCATTGTTCACGATGCCGACCAATTGAGCTTTGTTACACTGAACAAGCTGCTGCACCGGTTGCGCAACGCTTCCCGAATCAGAATGCTCGGGCGAGCACACGGCTATCCTGCTCAAACCGACGGACTCTCTGTCTTCGCAGACCTTGGAGTCAGTAACGTTCTATCGCTCGAGTCGCTGGCATCTTTTGCTAAGCCGGACATTATTGTGGGCAAGCCAGACTTCAAGCACATCGGCGTCCAAGCTTCGACCTTCGTCCCTCGCGTGCGGCCGACGTCTATCTACTGGCTCGAAACACCGCCAGCTCGCGAAGCGTCCGCGACCGCCGCCGCCTTCCGTGAGTGCGCGCACTTTGGCTCAGCGGTCCTGTTCACGACACACGCTGCTGAAGCTATAAGATGGAATATGCAGTTTCACAACGAGACAGCCGAATTGCGCGCAATGCAAGGCGAGCGTACGCACGTCGTCAAGATACAGAATCTGCAATCCGCCTCTGACGGCGACCCAATAGTGATGTTGAGGTCTGACCTTGAGCGTGGATTAATTGCCGGCACGCGAGGTGTGCTTTCGACGAGCGACAACGCCTCATACTTTCATCCATCACATGGTGACATCGCGTATGAGACGATTGATGTAGGAAATGTTGGGACGGTGACGGTCACTCCCGAACATCTGTCGAATTGTGCCCTTTCATACGCCGTACCGTTGCGGGCCCCCTTCCTTGGCTGCGTCGACTATGCCGTCATCGCCCTCGCCAGTGACCACGACCGAACACAGGCGCAACTGTTAATGTCGCGGGCCATCTCTCACGCCCGGAGAGGGGTGCTAGTCGTCAGTGAACAACGTCCAGAGTTCGAGTTCGATAAGGAGTTCCGAGAGCCGCCGCCAGGCGCCTCGATTGCCGGATTCCGTAGTATGCTGATTGCAGCGAGCGTGGCGCGCAGCACCTCGGAGTGA
- a CDS encoding porin, whose product MKKALLAAALMTAGVVAHAQSSVTLYGRLDAGIEYMTGVPQGVGANGQATGSTNRWRAESGDWGTSLWGLKGVEDIGGGNKVLFQLEGSFNTMTGAGPGGGGLFNRWATVGLSNDQYGTFTMGRMLFISNGDWDFDPFGQSNWSSASLVRGRNWPQSSNNFAYQSPKIAGFDFYGQYALSNATSWNGNGTTPQGREAGAQITYTNSLFQVRGMYDEIRNPTNGTLYGPNASAVNPGNIGSGVFAASREYSAFVNVFLGQFKIQGAYQAIRSAGATGVLPGQPTTLDHEWGGVTWQATPAAALIAAVYHVNGNNGAGNATIYTVGGSYNLSKRTLLDIQVATTQNSKTANYGLNANNAGTATSTDNPLPGHSQTGVYAGIQHSF is encoded by the coding sequence ATGAAGAAAGCTTTGCTCGCCGCTGCGCTGATGACAGCCGGTGTTGTTGCGCACGCCCAAAGCAGCGTGACGCTGTACGGCCGCCTTGACGCCGGTATCGAATACATGACGGGCGTTCCGCAAGGCGTGGGTGCGAATGGTCAGGCAACTGGCAGCACGAACCGCTGGCGCGCGGAAAGCGGCGACTGGGGTACCAGCCTGTGGGGCTTGAAGGGCGTTGAGGACATCGGTGGCGGCAACAAGGTCCTGTTCCAGTTGGAAGGCTCCTTCAACACCATGACGGGTGCAGGCCCTGGCGGCGGCGGTCTCTTCAATCGTTGGGCAACTGTCGGCCTGTCGAACGACCAGTACGGTACGTTCACGATGGGCCGCATGCTCTTCATCTCGAACGGCGATTGGGACTTCGACCCGTTCGGTCAATCCAACTGGTCGTCGGCATCGCTGGTGCGTGGCCGCAACTGGCCGCAATCGAGCAACAACTTCGCGTACCAGTCGCCGAAGATCGCAGGCTTTGACTTCTACGGCCAATACGCGCTGTCGAATGCAACGAGCTGGAACGGCAACGGCACCACTCCGCAAGGTCGTGAAGCCGGCGCGCAGATCACCTATACGAATTCGCTGTTCCAGGTTCGCGGCATGTACGACGAAATCCGCAATCCGACGAACGGTACGCTGTACGGCCCGAACGCAAGCGCGGTCAATCCGGGCAACATCGGCAGCGGCGTATTCGCGGCATCGCGTGAATACTCGGCGTTCGTGAACGTGTTCCTCGGCCAGTTCAAGATTCAGGGCGCTTACCAGGCTATCCGTTCGGCAGGTGCAACGGGCGTTCTGCCGGGCCAGCCGACCACGCTCGATCACGAATGGGGCGGTGTGACGTGGCAAGCAACGCCGGCTGCAGCGCTGATCGCAGCGGTCTACCACGTGAATGGCAACAATGGCGCAGGCAACGCGACGATCTACACGGTCGGCGGTTCGTACAACCTGTCCAAGCGCACGCTGCTGGACATCCAGGTCGCGACGACGCAAAACAGCAAGACGGCTAACTACGGCCTGAACGCGAACAATGCAGGTACGGCAACCAGCACGGACAACCCGCTGCCGGGTCATAGCCAGACTGGCGTGTACGCAGGCATTCAACACTCGTTCTAA
- a CDS encoding ATP-binding protein, which yields MRRPIDSLFGRLALLVVAVLLLSHFAWYALMRLERSQLQTRYAVEEATFLVDAVRQHVARTPDQPLPSRVKLVDPASPEVPPETADMPPPMERFVEDVRDRMPSGTQVRVGLPGRPPTLWVRATSDRSWIVVPVQPLRTPRSLDRTVLWLAIIFSFAVMAALFAAWALQQPLRSLAQAVARFGRGLPVPPVPERGPRELRQLTHGFNQMVQEVARTENDRAVMLAGVAHDLKTPLARLRLRAEMMEEVKMRDGVVRDVDSMTHIVDQFLVFAHDGADRSEAVEVDAQCERVVRSYRAVASGTPTVQTELDAGPAFLLPAATLDRILSNLLDNAHAYGAPPIVVATARTPQGFTLSVSDSGGGIAAQDLINASRPFVRLDPARGGNGHSGLGLAIVERLVRRAGGEWEIGNHGGRGLRVLMSFPFDVLPRVAATSESAWS from the coding sequence ATGCGCCGGCCCATTGATTCGCTGTTCGGGCGGCTGGCGCTGCTAGTCGTCGCGGTATTGCTGCTGTCGCATTTCGCGTGGTACGCGCTCATGCGCCTCGAGCGCAGTCAACTGCAAACGCGCTACGCGGTCGAAGAAGCCACCTTCCTCGTCGACGCGGTGCGCCAGCATGTGGCCCGAACGCCGGATCAGCCGTTGCCGTCACGCGTGAAGCTGGTCGATCCGGCGAGCCCGGAAGTGCCGCCGGAAACCGCTGACATGCCGCCGCCAATGGAGCGTTTCGTCGAAGACGTGCGCGACCGCATGCCGTCCGGCACACAGGTGCGCGTCGGCCTGCCGGGCCGTCCGCCCACGCTCTGGGTGCGCGCCACGTCGGATCGCAGCTGGATCGTCGTGCCGGTGCAGCCGTTGCGCACGCCGCGCTCGCTCGACCGCACGGTGTTGTGGCTTGCCATCATTTTCTCGTTCGCGGTCATGGCGGCGCTCTTTGCCGCGTGGGCGCTGCAGCAGCCATTGCGCTCGCTTGCCCAGGCGGTGGCGCGCTTCGGGCGCGGTCTGCCGGTGCCGCCGGTGCCGGAGCGCGGCCCGCGCGAGTTGCGTCAGTTGACACACGGTTTCAACCAGATGGTCCAGGAAGTGGCGCGCACGGAGAACGACCGCGCCGTGATGCTGGCGGGTGTCGCACACGATCTGAAAACGCCGCTCGCGCGTCTGCGGCTGCGCGCCGAGATGATGGAGGAAGTGAAGATGCGCGACGGCGTGGTGCGCGACGTCGATTCCATGACGCATATCGTCGACCAGTTTCTGGTATTCGCGCACGACGGCGCCGATCGCAGCGAGGCGGTCGAAGTGGACGCGCAGTGCGAGCGGGTGGTGCGCAGTTATCGCGCGGTGGCTTCCGGCACACCTACCGTGCAGACCGAACTCGACGCGGGGCCGGCGTTCCTGTTGCCCGCCGCCACGCTCGACCGGATTCTGTCGAACCTGCTCGACAATGCGCATGCGTACGGCGCGCCGCCAATCGTCGTCGCCACGGCGCGGACCCCGCAAGGCTTCACCTTGTCGGTGAGCGACAGCGGCGGCGGCATTGCGGCTCAGGACCTGATCAACGCCAGCCGGCCGTTCGTGCGGCTCGATCCGGCGCGCGGCGGCAACGGCCATAGCGGCCTCGGGCTCGCCATTGTCGAGCGGCTGGTGCGGCGTGCGGGTGGGGAGTGGGAGATCGGCAACCACGGCGGGCGGGGCTTGCGCGTCTTGATGAGCTTTCCGTTCGACGTGTTGCCGCGCGTCGCGGCCACCTCGGAAAGCGCGTGGTCATGA